In Gossypium arboreum isolate Shixiya-1 chromosome 5, ASM2569848v2, whole genome shotgun sequence, a single genomic region encodes these proteins:
- the LOC108458468 gene encoding dynamin-related protein 5A-like: protein MATATPTPTKTPVDKSRGSHSHHQEDDSSSSRSRFEAYNRLQAMAVAFGEKLPIPEIVALGGQSDGKSSLLEALLGFRFNVREVEMGTRRPLILQMVHDPSALEPRCRFQEEDSEEYGSPVVSASTIADVIKSRTEALLKKTKTSVSPKPIVMRAEFAHCPNLTIIDTPGFVLKAKKGEPENTPQEILSMVKSLASPPHRILLFLQQSSVEWCSSLWLDSIREIDPTFRRTVIVVSKFDNRLKEFSDRWEVDRYLSASGYLGETTRPFFVALPKDRSTVSNDEFRRQISQVDSEVLGYLHDGIKGGYDEEKFKPYIGFCSLREYLESELQKRYKEAAPATLALLEQRCSEVNIELERLDSKIQATSDVSHLRKSAMMHAASISNHVGVLIDGAADPAPEQWGKTTEEERSESGIGSWPGVTVDIKPANAILRLYGGAAFERVMHEFRCAAYSIECPPVSREKVANILLAHAGRGGGRGVAEAAAEIARTAARSWLAPLLDTACDRLAFVLGNLFDIAIERNRSRESEYGRKTGDMEGYVGFHAALRHAYNSIIKDLAKQCKQLVRHHLDSVTSPYSQVFYENDFHGSFGSSANSYFRHNQASAGSIWFELSDCGQVSHDERMRDQENIPPENNARQKTPGKGMEARDVHRESQMTVPETPSPDQPCDGVKVDVGPRKRIARIGNRNPEQLMKVHNGGSLLFGNGDCGSRSAYTEICSLAAQHFARIREVLVERSVTSTLNSGFLTPCRDRLVVELGLDLFAVNDEKFMDMFVSPAAIEVLQHKRQSLQNRQKVLQSCLTEFKNIARSL, encoded by the exons ATGGCGACGGCGACTCCTACTCCAACTAAAACCCCAGTAGACAAATCTAGAGGATCTCACTCTCACCACCAAGAAGATGATTCTTCCTCATCTCGGTCCCGTTTCGAAGCCTACAATCGCCTCCAAGCCATGGCAGTGGCCTTCGGAGAGAAGCTGCCGATCCCGGAAATCGTAGCCCTCGGCGGTCAATCTGATGGCAAAAGCTCTCTCCTTGAAGCTTTGCTTGGATTCCGTTTCAATGTGCGTGAAGTTGAAATGGGTACTCGTCGACCTCTCATTTTACAGATGGTTCATGACCCTTCTGCACTTGAGCCTCGTTGTCGCTTTCAG GAAGAAGATTCTGAAGAATATGGAAGTCCAGTTGTTTCAGCATCAACAATTGCGGATGTCATAAAATCAAGAACCGAGGCACTTCTGAAAAAGACTAAAACTTCTGTTTCTCCTAAGCCAATTGTAATGAGAGCTGAATTTGCACACTGTCCTAACCTCACCATCATTGATACCCCAGGATTTGTTCTGAAG GCGAAGAAGGGAGAACCAGAGAATACTCCACAGGAGATCCTATCCATGGTGAAGTCATTAGCTAGTCCTCCCCATCGTATTCTGTTGTTCCTTCAGCAGAGTAGTGTGGAATGGTGCTCATCATTATGGTTGGACTCAATTAGGGAAATTGATCCAACCTTTAGAAGGACAGTAATTGTGGTCTCCAAGTTTGATAACAGACTTAAG GAGTTTAGTGACAGATGGGAAGTGGATCGTTATTTGAGTGCAAGTGGTTATCTTGGAGAAACTACTCGGCCATTTTTTGTAGCATTGCCGAAGGATAGGAGCACTGTTTCAAATGATGAATTCCGTAGACAAATATCCCAAGTGGATTCTGAAGTTTTAGGTTATCTGCATGATGGGATCAAGGGAGGTTACGATGAAGAAAAGTTCAAACCTTATATTGGTTTTTGTTCACTAAGGGAGTATTTAGAATCAGAACTTCAAAAGAGATACAAAGAAGCTGCTCCAGCGACACTGGCATTGCTTGAACAACGTTGCAGTGAAGTCAACATTGAGTTGGAGAGATTGGACTCCAAAATACAAGCAACTTCTGATGTTTCTCATCTTCGAAAATCAGCCATGATGCATGCAGCTTCTATCAGCAATCATGTG GGAGTTTTGATTGATGGAGCAGCTGATCCTGCCCCAGAGCAGTGGGGGAAAACAACAGAGGAGGAAAGATCAGAGAGTGGGATAGGGAGTTGGCCAGGTGTCACCGTTGATATAAAACCTGCTAATGCTATTCTTCGTCTTTATGGTGGAGCTGCTTTTGAAAGGGTAATGCATGAATTCCGCTGCGCTGCATATTCCATTGAATGTCCCCCAGTTTCAAGAGAGAAG GTGGCGAATATCTTACTTGCACATGCTGGTCGTGGTGGGGGCAGAGGAGTAGCAGAGGCTGCTGCAGAAATTGCACGTACTGCTGCTCGTTCATGGCTTGCTCCTCTCCTTGACACGGCTTGTGATCGGCTTGCTTTTGTTTTAGGCAATCTTTTTGACATTGCTATAGAGAGGAACCGCAGCCGGGAATCAGAAT ATGGTAGGAAAACTGGAGACATGGAAGGCTATGTTGGGTTTCATGCAGCTTTAAGACATGCATACAATAGCATTATAAAGGATTTGGCTAAACAGTGCAAGCAGCTAGTTAGACACCATCTTGATTCAGTTACAAGCCCATATTCTCAGGTTTTTTATGAGAATGACTTTCATGGAAGCTTTGGCTCAAGTGCAAACTCATATTTCAGACATAACCAAGCATCCGCTGGTTCAATTTGGTTCGAGCTATCAGACTGTGGGCAAGTATCGCATGATGAGAGGATGAGGGATCAGGAGAACATACCTCCTGAAAACAATGCACGGCAAAAAACTCCTGGGAAAGGCATGGAAGCTCGAGATGTGCACCGGGAAAGCCAAATGACTGTGCCCGAGACCCCATCTCCTGACCAGCCCTGTGATGGAGTAAAAGTTGATGTTGGACCAAGAAAACGTATTGCAAGAATAGGCAATAGAAATCCTGAACAATTGATGAAAGTTCATAATGGCGGTAGTCTTTTATTTGGTAATGGAGATTGTGGTTCAAGATCAGCTTACACAGAAATCTGCTCATTAGCAGCACAACATTTTGCACGGATACGTGAAGTTCTTGTCGAGCGCAGTGTGACATCAACTCTTAACTCTGGATTTTTGACCCCATG
- the LOC108458796 gene encoding protein GRIM REAPER translates to MEDFDDEEEYVPDEPVIIPNLRSRSRFLKTSPKKDKIRKGAHCEPDPYHNICNGLSVNNGTGILYCCKTHCRNVLRDWNNCGECGHRCKFGERCCGGVCTDVVYNVNHCGECDKQCSHGVKCEFGYCGYA, encoded by the coding sequence ATGGAGGATTTCGACGATGAGGAAGAATACGTGCCTGATGAACCTGTCATCATCCCCAACCTTCGATCGAGAAGCCGGTTCTTAAAAACCTCACCAAAGAAAGATAAGATTAGGAAAGGTGCACATTGCGAGCCCGACCCTTATCACAACATATGCAATGGCCTTTCGGTGAACAACGGGACCGGCATCTTGTATTGCTGCAAGACGCATTGTCGTAACGTGCTCCGTGATTGGAACAACTGCGGTGAATGTGGCCACCGGTGCAAGTTCGGGGAACGTTGCTGCGGTGGGGTTTGTACGGATGTTGTTTACAATGTTAACCATTGTGGCGAGTGTGACAAGCAGTGTTCGCATGGAGTTAAGTGTGAATTTGGGTATTGCGGTTATGCTTAG
- the LOC108458795 gene encoding protein GRIM REAPER-like: protein MASNTLYLIAILSLTISVLLSLHPQPTFSFVMEDFDDEKGYVLDHPVIIPNIGSRSRFLKTSPMKDKIRKGAHCEPDPSLNICNGISTNNGTSLLYCCKTHCRNVLSDRNNCGECGNRCMFGERCCGGVCTDVVHNVNHCGKCDNQCSPGVQCDFGYCGYA, encoded by the coding sequence ATGGCTTCTAACACTCTCTACCTCATTGCCATCCTCTCCCTTACTATTTCAGTCCTCTTATCTTTGCATCCTCAACCAACCTTCTCATTCGTAATGGAAGATTTTGACGACGAAAAAGGATACGTGCTCGATCATCCTGTCATCATTCCTAACATTGGATCGAGAAGCCGGTTCTTAAAGACCTCACCAATGAAAGATAAGATCAGGAAAGGTGCACATTGTGAGCCCGACCCTTCTCTAAACATATGCAATGGCATTTCCACAAACAACGGGACCAGCCTACTGTATTGCTGCAAGACGCATTGTCGTAACGTGCTCAGTGATAGGAACAATTGCGGAGAATGCGGCAACCGATGCATGTTCGGGGAACGTTGCTGTGGTGGAGTTTGTACGGATGTTGTTCACAATGTTAACCACTGTGGCAAGTGTGACAATCAGTGCTCGCCTGGGGTTCAGTGTGACTTTGGGTATTGTGGTTATGCTTAG